The DNA segment AATTTGTCATAAATGGTTATGGTTCCATATGGCCAGTAACCAGGAAGACAGAGCCTTCATACAGGAGCAAAGCTTTGACCAACTGGTCAGAAGCGGAATGAGATATATTCATCTCGGGATCCTGCAAACTAGAATCCAGACGCTCCACAGGCAGGAAGAAGGAACACTAGCACTATTACTATTCCGAGACAATAGGTGGGCCGATGACAAGTCCATCATTGCAACCATGGAAGTAGACCTGACCAAAGGAAGTCAACTGGTCTATGTCATACCAAATActatgatgacggtaggagattttTACCGCAATATACAAATCTCCATACTAACCCGTGGATATGatacatggcagaatggagaagcAAATTTGTTGATCACCAGGGGAATggtggggcgactttcaaataccccgaatgtcgcctgtGCTTATGAAATTTCTGGGGTGGTGGATTACCTGACAAGCCATGGCGTAAGAGCTCTACCGGGCAGAAGGTATTCCACAACAGAAATCAGAGGAAGGGACTGGATGATTAGGCCAACTCAGGTCTCAATCCCAATGCAGCCTACCGAACTCAGAAGTCGAAACCTAATTGATGGAAGGATCTCCATTAGTTTCGATAATTATGAAGCCGCATCAACATCCAGCAGGATCAACTACAATGCCGCGGACAACGAAGCATTCAGCGATGAAGAAGAAATCAGGAGTCACATAATAGCTGTCAACATTCAATTATCAGACGACAGCGACAATGAGGCGGAGGAACTACGCAAAGACCTTAATTCCTACTTTCAAGATACCTACATCTCAGAAGGGGAAGGGGAGATGCCATACCCCCAGAAGCCCCAAAAGGAAGTTTAAACTTGATGGGAGTTACAATTTCTGTATTGATCAATTATTGTATTGATCTAGCACTCACCGAAGATTCCGCCCAAAGGATAAATAGTTTCTGCCTTTGAGAAAAGGCGAGTACCTCTCTTTTCACTTAGCCTCGGGGAGCCGTGCATAGATTGGAACCTAGTGTCGGCGCCTTTTTGACAAAGCTTTGCTTTGCGTACCAGATCATAAATGTCATAACCTCATAGATGTCATAACAATGTCATAAATGTCATAAATATATAACAATGTGAGGGTTACCTATCTTCAGACTTGATATGGAACCATCCTTCAGACTTGATATGGAACCTATCTATGTTATATAGCCATGTGAGGGTTCCCAGCCACCAAGATCTAAAGGACTGCATCTGGAGCATGGTTTTGGGACGTTGATGTCATGTTTCATACACCAGTTAGCAATAAGATCCATCATGCAAGAATTTGGAACCATAGAAAGGTTTGCTAACTTTCTTCGAGTCTTTGGACATGTATCATGTCCCTCAGCAAACCATTTTTCGATGCACATCCTTTCATATGTTTGTCCAGAGGCTTTAACCATAGGATCATACATCAGTCTGGACAAAATAGGACAACAAAATTCCTCAGGAGGTACAGCAGCTTGACATGTATCAGCTTGACATATATCACTAGGCTCAACATCGTTTGCAGAACTACCAGTATTGCTGGTAGAATTAATGTGTCTTGCTACAAAATTCTTACTTCCTGCATTGGCATTCTCTTTGTGCTCGTGATTGTGCTGCCTAACATGCTTACCATGCTTCTTCAGGAGGTACAGAAAATAGTTCAggatcttctcctttttcttatcaGATCCATTCAATTTATCAAGTAGTTTGTTCAAGGATCTGCTCTCTATTAAAATGTCCTTACGAGATGTCAGCTTCAACCTTGAAACTGCTATCTGGAAAGCCTCAAACTCTACATCTTCACTGGAGCCTGTCTGACGAAGCAGATCTAGTAAAGCTCTGCCAGTTTCCTCTACTGAGGAATCTGCTTTAAACTTTGTGAATCTAAGGTAGTTCAGAACTTCCACAATATGTTGGAGATATAGATTTATCAACCAATGAAATCAGATTATCTCAAAACTAGCTAAAGGTGATGCTAAACATGGATTTTTCTTTAAAGAAGATATTACCAGACAAAGTTCTCAGCAACGTATTGCCTGCAAAATACTACTATACCGTGTAACAGTGGTAATGACTCAGGCTCAAAAGTAATGCAATGAATGAGCTAAAGAATAACAATCCAATGTTATGAAAGATCAAACCTACAGATCAAAAAGCCCAGTTAATCAGAACATTGATAGCATTAAATTTCTGTCAATTTGCAAATTAGCCCCAAAAAGATCCTCTTGCAAGACAAATTTACCACCATTGGTGCTATAACAAAAGAAAGGTGAGATGCCTCAGATGATCTGTGAATTCCTTTAAAAATGGCACATGAGAAACAAGCAAACTCAGGGACCCTTGGCAGATACTAAAAATTTAGCCATTTTCACTACCAGATCTCATGAGACGAATTTTAGAACCCAGTACACCAGCATTTTTGTATACTCACTCAGGGAATACGTGGGCTGTTGCAACTACTAAAAAGAACCTTTCTCACAGGAGAAAGTCTATGCAAAAGTCAATAGTTTGGCTATGGAATAAACCTCTGGCATAATCTCATTGGTAAAAACAAAGTCATTCTGTGAGAGTTTACTGTAAGTACTTGACATTTCAGAATCAAGATCCATTCATTGTACTTCTCATCAATAACCAATCATGAACATCTTTTGAAAGCATTCTACCTCAGAAGCATGCAGATGAAACTTACTAATGCAAAAAAATGAGGTAAAAAACatttcaaactttgagcctatcTAACCTTAGATGCTAATGATGGTGGGACCATATTCTGAAGCTGACACAGACTTTTAATCAAAGAGCCCCTTATTCTTTCGCATCTTGCTAAAGTTGCTTCCCCTGTTATTGCCTGCAAATTTTATGAatgttaaaggcaaggaattaagaatccaaatagttcataattTTTTGTAGGACAGATTAAACCAATTGGAAAAAAAGGGCACTAATTATCAGTTTACAACTATAATCATTAGAACTATTATGAAAAATCAAAGGAACATCATGAAAAGCTAAAGTTGGTACCAACAATTAGTTCTAGTGAAAGTATCTGAGATCATGCATAATCCAACTCTAGTAGTAGATCAGTGAAACAAACAACCTCAAAACAACCATTTCAGTAAAAAGTTGTCCCATATGGAACACAAATGGTTGTCTTGTGCCTAATTGGTTGGATTCGGCTCTATAGTCTTTTCCCTCCATTAAGTGTCTATGTGCATCTTTGTCCATTGTGTCTTGTGTATTTCACATGAAATCAAAATTTTGGGCTTGTATGCGGTTTGGTGTCTTTTATAAGATCATATCATACCTTATATAGCTCAATGAGTTAACAAATAAATGACACCTATATTCTTCACTGACTACATGAAGTTTAAGTATCTTCAATCCTCATTTCCAAATTATGTTTTCGCAAGCCACCTTAGAGAACAATGATTGACTCTCTAAATCATGTGCTTTATCAACAATAGTGAAATAATTAAGTCCCCAAACAAAAccatattttgttgaaaattaaagAAATTATCTCTGTTTAAAGACAACAGAAATTATCTCTATTTTGTTGTCAAATGTGAACAATTGTAGACACGTACCAAACCACATGATTGAATTTGGTTGGCAATATTTAGATTTTCAGAACTGGAAAAAACTGAAACAAGTTATTCTACTCCACTTGatcaatatgataaaaaaaatacagaCACTTAACCAGCTGAAATTCTAAGATACAAGGATACAAAAAAGTTGATGCCCTTGTCAATATACACATAAAATAGCCACACTCATGAGTGAGCCAGGATACAattcttattgagatttcttaACAAGAATGGGCCTTTAAAAGTTTCAAATGCTGATCAACTAATAATAAAAACCTGCATAATCAACTTTAGAATTTATTATGTCAATGCTGTTACACAGACACAATTGGTTTCCCTCACATGAAAGATTGCAATGCCACCCTTCCCCCCTCCTCTTTTTGGTCGCTGAGGCACGAGAAACATTTGGAGAGCATGGAGGCACAAAGGAAAGCTAAAATTGGAGTCAATGAGAATCATTGAACATCATAGCTTTAATAAATCCCACAAACATAATATGTGGAGCCCACTGCTCAGCCACAAGTTCGATCAAACATTATACAATGATTGATTTGCAGAAACTTTTATATCTAACATAATATTCTACATGACAAAAAAAGTACATCAACCATGATCGGTCCTTTCACTGGAACTGGCCTACCAAAAATCTTTACACTGCATTACACCATGTCTCCCTGCAACTCAACTCACAAAACACTAATTAAATTCTCACAAATCTATGGAGCATTCTGTCATGAGTTAGGAATTTCTATGCAACTGCTAGTTATCACATAAAAATCAGGTTACAACCATATTTTATTTAGATTAAATCTTACACTTAAAGAGTGTTATCAGCATTATTCTTTCTATTCAAATTCTCCGCCAAGTTATGCTCATGAGCCTCTCAACCTGATAGGATGAGGCATGATCATGTTTATGGTTATTGTCACTTATCATACCGTGGAACTTTCAGGAAATACAAGGAATAACATAGTTGAAGTTTATAGAATGATTTGAAAAGAAAAGTGAGGTAATTTGTTTTAGAACAATTCTCCAAAGTTCATATGAAATAAAATGACCACACCACAGCAGACAAGCAAAACTATAGAGGTACCAAATAGAGCTTGCTGGATTCAGCATTGTGCTGAAGAAGTAGCTTGGCTTTATCAATTGAATTGTTTAAAGAGCATAGCTCAAGTATCCCAGAAGTACATCCTGGTCGAGCTGATTCTATTGCAGCGAGAACCAAATTGATCCTATCCAATATCTTCGTGAGCTGCAAACATATTGAACTGTTGACCTgaacagaaaaataaacaaacaaaTAAAATACAGAGAAACCATGCACAAGTTAAAGGGTCTAGCGCTGAACATTCTCCTCTAATTGGTAAGTAACAACATCCAATAGACTACAAAACTTGACTGCAAATTGCAACAACACTGGAGTTGAAAATGTCTTCTTTGAAAGTCATAAGCTGTCAAAAAGAAGTAGCAGGCTATTATCTAATTTACCACTTGATAAATTCCATTTGCAATACTTCTCCAAAGGAGATTTCGATGTAACTAAAATATAAAGTAGGTCAAATATGACATTACTGCATCACATTGTAACTACAATATAGAGTATGTCAAACGTGACATTATTGCATCACGTCAGCTAAACTAAATTAATCTAATCGTTTAAGCTATGTTAAGCGCAtaccaaatgaataccacttataATATACAAACATAGGTTCACACAACAAACTCCTAAATTTAATACAGGCGATTGTAATAATTTAAAAGAGATTAATATTCAATACTGATGACACGATG comes from the Musa acuminata AAA Group cultivar baxijiao chromosome BXJ2-8, Cavendish_Baxijiao_AAA, whole genome shotgun sequence genome and includes:
- the LOC135618195 gene encoding U-box domain-containing protein 5-like; this encodes MGNDVVGVVIELQDHYNVKVNSSICLQLTKILDRINLVLAAIESARPGCTSGILELCSLNNSIDKAKLLLQHNAESSKLYLAITGEATLARCERIRGSLIKSLCQLQNMVPPSLASKVR